The Frondihabitans peucedani DNA window CGTGTCCATCCCGACGAGCACGAGCGGCTCGTCGACGAGGTCGAAGACGGCGCCGAGACGCTCGTCGAGACCTCCCTCGACCTGGTGCACGACCTCGAAGCCCTCGGCGTCGGCGGGCGGGGTGGTTCCGTCGAAGAGCAGGATCCTCCGGCTCGCCGGCAGCGGACGCACGGCCTCGAGAGTGTCGGAGAGGCTGGCGGAGGCGACGAGTGCCGCCTGCTCCAGGGTCAGGGGCGGGTGCAGCCTCGTCTTGACCTTCCCGGGCAGGCACTCCTTGGCGATCACCACGAGCGTCGTCATCGGGTCACCGCCTCGTCGCTCGCGGAGGAGTCGGGCGAGCCTGGCACGGTGGGCACGGTGGACGTGTCTCTGCCGGTCGGCGACGCCGCACGGAGGAGCGCCGACATGTCCTGGATCGCGCGGATCGTCCCTCGCAGCGTCCCGGTCACCTTGCTCTTGCCGATCCGCGGCGTGTACGGGGTGTCGAGCTCGCGGATGCGGAAGCCGCTCTCCGACCCGCGGAGGACCATCTCGAGGGGGTAGCCGCTCCGCCGATCCTGCAGGTCGAGCGCGAGGAGGTCGGCGCGGCGGGCTGCGCGCATCGGGCCGAGGTCGTGGAGGCGGACTCCGGAGGCGCGGCGCATGAGCCGGGCGAGGACGAGGTTGGCGATGCGCGCGTGGATCGGCCAGGCGCCGCGGACCGTGGGGCGGCGTCGGCCGAGGGTGAGCTCGACCTCGCCGGCGGCGACGGGTGCGACGAGGAGGGGCAGATCCTGCGGGTCCATCGAGGCGTCGGCGTCGCAGAACGCGACGATGTCGGCGGTGGCCGCCAGGAGGCCGGCGTGGGCCGCGGCACCGAACCCGCGGCGCGACTCGCTGACGACGGTCGCGCCGAGACCGCGGGCGACCTCCGCCGACCGGTCGGTCGAGCCGTTGTCGACGACGATGGCGCGGTAGCCCTCGGGCAGGCGGCCGAGGATCCAGGGGAGCGCCTGCTCTTCATCGAGGCAGGGCAGGATCACGTCGACGACGGTGGTGCTCATGGTGACTCCGGTTCTCGGGCGACCCCAGACGGTGCCCTGCCAGGTGTTCGGAGCCGAGGCGCCGGGGGTGAGTTTAGGACGGTCGTCACACGCTCGCTCGCAGCGGCGCCGATGCGAACTCCAGCATGCCCTCGTCGAACGACACCGAGGGGCTCCAGCCGAGCTCGCGCTGGAGGCGCTCCGAGGAGGCCGTGATGTGCCGGACGTCGCCCGCCCGGTATTCGCCGGTGACGACCGGCTCGAGGCCCCCGGCGTGACGGCTGAGAGCCGATGCCATCTCGCCGATCGTGTGGACGTGGCCGGAGCCGACGTTGAACGCGCGGAAGCTGTCGGCGGGCTGCCCGGCCGTCCAGTCGAGGGCCGCGATGTTCGCCGAGGCGACGTCGCGGACGTGCACGAAGTCGCGCCGCTGGGCGCCGTCCTCGAAGACGCGGGGGGCCTCGCCGCGCTCGATCGCCGAGCGGAAGAGCGACGCGACGCCGGCGTAGGGCGTGTTCTGCGGCATGCCGGGGCCGTAGACGTTGTGGTAGCGGAGAGCCGCAGCCCGGCCGCCGGTGCTCCTCGCCCAGCTGGTGGCCAGGTGCTCCTGCGTGAGCTTCGTGATCGCGTAGACGTTGCGGGGGTCGAGCGGCGCGTCCTCGGAGATCAGCCCGGGCTCGAGCAGCTCTCCGGAGTCGTCGCGGGGGTCGAAGACGCCGGCGTCGAGGTCGGCGATGCGGCGCGGGGCGGGCCGGACGACTCCCGCGCTGCCCCGGTAGGCGCCCTCGCCGTAGACCACCATCGACGAGGCCACGACCAGCCGGTCGATGCCTCTCCGATCGAGTGCGGCCAGCAGCACGGCCGTGCCGTACTCGTTCGTCGAGACGTAGTCGGGGGCGTCCTGGAAGTCGACGCCGAGCCCCACCTTCGCCGCCTGGTGGCAGACCGCGGTGACGCCCTCGAGGGCGCGGTCGACCGTCGCAGGATCGCGCACGTCGCCCACCCGCAGGTCGACCCGCGGATCGAGGGTCGGCGGACCGCCGTGCACGTCTGGCCGCAGGTCGTCGAGGACCCTCACCGTCCAGCCGCGCTCGAGAGCCGCGGTGACGACTGCCCCGCCGATGAATCCGGCGCCGCCCGTCACGAGGAGGGTGCCGAGCGGCGCCTCGTCGCTGACGGGGTCGCCGCTCGCAGTGCGCTCGCTCACGCCGGCGGCCTCGGTGCCGAGCTGACCGGGCGGGCGAGCACCTCCGCGACAGCCGCCGCGGGGATCAGCTCGCGCGGCGCGAAGTCGCGGGGGATCGCCTGGACGATCCGCTCG harbors:
- a CDS encoding glycosyltransferase family 2 protein is translated as MSTTVVDVILPCLDEEQALPWILGRLPEGYRAIVVDNGSTDRSAEVARGLGATVVSESRRGFGAAAHAGLLAATADIVAFCDADASMDPQDLPLLVAPVAAGEVELTLGRRRPTVRGAWPIHARIANLVLARLMRRASGVRLHDLGPMRAARRADLLALDLQDRRSGYPLEMVLRGSESGFRIRELDTPYTPRIGKSKVTGTLRGTIRAIQDMSALLRAASPTGRDTSTVPTVPGSPDSSASDEAVTR
- a CDS encoding NAD-dependent epimerase/dehydratase family protein; translated protein: MSERTASGDPVSDEAPLGTLLVTGGAGFIGGAVVTAALERGWTVRVLDDLRPDVHGGPPTLDPRVDLRVGDVRDPATVDRALEGVTAVCHQAAKVGLGVDFQDAPDYVSTNEYGTAVLLAALDRRGIDRLVVASSMVVYGEGAYRGSAGVVRPAPRRIADLDAGVFDPRDDSGELLEPGLISEDAPLDPRNVYAITKLTQEHLATSWARSTGGRAAALRYHNVYGPGMPQNTPYAGVASLFRSAIERGEAPRVFEDGAQRRDFVHVRDVASANIAALDWTAGQPADSFRAFNVGSGHVHTIGEMASALSRHAGGLEPVVTGEYRAGDVRHITASSERLQRELGWSPSVSFDEGMLEFASAPLRASV